One region of Camelina sativa cultivar DH55 chromosome 6, Cs, whole genome shotgun sequence genomic DNA includes:
- the LOC104793201 gene encoding transcription elongation factor TFIIS-like: protein MQRQEFLELFEVALRAAKSVRGVQSSPEVSRFVDAMNRLKQAPKSLACDVVCTTSSMGKGLRFFNDHKNPQIRSEGRLLWNFWLRILYASGGEQSRNEDTTPVKMIPTGSTMKKTGDPKRDKVREILQTSLAKVANEVVETEMKTRVVACDPCVVAVSVECAMFEKLGCFMGPQKAKYRSILFNMGDTNNPDLRRKVLIGEINGEILVTMERQEMGSEQLRKELQRIQERARFKEESRMNMLQSADLIMT from the coding sequence ATGCAGAGACAAGAGTTCTTGGAGTTGTTCGAGGTAGCACTTCGAGCGGCTAAGTCTGTAAGAGGTGTTCAGAGTTCTCCCGAGGTTTCGAGGTTTGTAGACGCCATGAATCGTTTGAAACAAGCTCCTAAGTCACTTGCTTGTGATGTTGTCTGCACAACGTCCTCCATGGGGAAGGGTTTGAGATTCTTCAACGATCACAAAAACCCCCAGATTCGATCGGAAGGAAGGCTTCTTTGGAACTTTTGGCTGCGGATTCTTTACGCTTCGGGTGGAGAACAGAGCCGTAATGAAGACACAACTCCGGTCAAGATGATTCCAACGGGTTCAACAATGAAGAAGACAGGAGATCCAAAACGAGACAAGGTGCGTGAGATTCTTCAAACATCGTTGGCTAAAGTTGCTAATGAGGTTGTTGAGACCGAGATGAAGACACGAGTCGTTGCTTGTGATCCTTGCGTTGTGGCTGTATCTGTGGAATGTGCAATGTTTGAAAAGTTAGGTTGTTTCATGGGACCTCAAAAAGCTAAGTACCGTTCGATTCTGTTCAACATGGGAGATACTAACAATCCTGATTTGAGGAGGAAAGTGTTAATTGGCGAGATCAATGGAGAGATACTCGTGACAATGGAGAGACAAGAGATGGGGAGCGAGCAGCTTCGGAAGGAGCTTCAAAGGATTCAAGAGAGAGCAAGATTTAAGGAAGAGAGCCGAATGAATATGCTTCAGTCAGCTGATCTGATCATGACTTAG